In a single window of the Bactrocera dorsalis isolate Fly_Bdor chromosome 2, ASM2337382v1, whole genome shotgun sequence genome:
- the LOC105230842 gene encoding tubulin alpha-1 chain translates to MSSRGEIIQIHIGQAGVQIANACWELYCLEHGIMANGALCQMPNDDSFLTFFGISGMALKVVPRIVIVDTEPTVIDEIRTGAYRYLFHPDTLISGKEDAGSNFARGYNLLGHDLIERTMDAIRRVAEQCRNLRGFLIFRAIGGGTGSGFGTLLLEKLADAYGRKTTKAEFLVFPSPSLSPIIVEPYNALLATHYSMDYVDVSFIVDNEALYEICDTKLGVSAPTYTNLNRIIGQVVSAFTASQRFYGTNNVSFEEFQTNLVPYPRIHYPLLTYAPLVPVSKFPYVNSNVEQLTQSCFHPGSQMVRCNPTLGKYMACVLLYRGDVSPNDINSSIQHIKSSRTARFVDWTPTGFKIGVNAMPPVFVPGGDLAPTSRAVCAISNNTIIRSAWCRLVSKYDKLYNRRAFVYHFVGEGMEEGSLSEASQNVCQLVADYYEVESSARSSVTQDDNEN, encoded by the exons ATGTCAAGCCGC GGCGAAATTATACAAATTCATATTGGACAAGCTGGAGTACAAATAGCAAATGCCTGTTGGGAGTTATATTGTCTCGAACATGGAATCATGGCAAACGGTGCGCTGTGCCAAATGCCGAACGACGATTCGTTTCTCACATTTTTTGGCATCTCAGGCATGGCGCTAAAAGTGGTGCCGCGTATTGTGATCGTCGACACGGAGCCAACAGTTATCG ATGAAATACGCACGGGCGCCTACAGATACCTCTTTCATCCGGATACACTCATAAGCGGCAAGGAGGATGCAGGCAGCAATTTTGCACGCGGCTACAATTTACTGGGTCACGATCTCATCGAACGCACGATGGACGCTATACGACGAGTGGCGGAGCAGTGTCGGAATTTAcgtggttttctaatatttCGCGCCATTGGTGGGGGCACCGGTTCCGGTTTCGGCACGTTGTTGCTGGAAAAGTTGGCCGATGCCTATGGGCGGAAGACTACGAAGGCTGAGTTTCTAGTATTTCCATCACCCTC ACTTTCGCCTATTATTGTTGAACCGTATAATGCCTTGCTGGCCACACACTATTCCATGGACTATGTGGATGTGTCCTTTATTGTAGATAACGAAGCGTTGTATGAAATCTGCGATACGAAGCTTGGTGTTTCAGCGCCCACATATACCAATTTGAACCGTATTATAGGACAG GTTGTCTCCGCATTCACAGCGTCGCAGCGCTTTTATGGCACAAACAATGTATCCTTTGAGGAATTTCAAACAAATCTTGTGCCTTACCCGCGCATACACTATCCATTGCTCACGTACGCGCCGCTGGTGCCCGTCAGCAAGTTTCCCTACGTGAACAGCAATGTTGAGCAACTGACCCAGTCTTGCTTCCATCCGGGCAGTCAAATGGTGCGTTGTAATCCGACGCTCGGCAAGTATATGGCTTGTGTGCTCCTTTACCGTGGCGATGTTTCACCGAACGACATCAACTCCTCCATCCAACATATTAAATCATCTCGTACTGCACGTTTCGTGGATTGGACGCCGACTGGGTTCAAAATTGGCGTTAATGCCATGCCGCCGGTGTTTGTACCGGGCGGCGATCTGGCCCCTACATCTCGTGCCGTCTGTGCGATTTCCAACAATACCATCATTCGCAGTGCTTGGTGTCGGCTGGTTAGTAAGTATGATAAGTTGTACAATCGACGTGCCTTCGTGTATCATTTTGTGGGAGAGGGCATGGAGGAGGGCAGTCTGTCGGAAGCGTCGCAAAACGTTTGCCAGCTCGTGGCTGACTATTATGAGGTGGAATCATCAGCACGCAGTTCAGTTACGCAAGACGACAatgagaattaa
- the LOC105230843 gene encoding SPRY domain-containing protein 7, which produces MFCCLRTCFNENMRKTASSAASRMREPDIFLDSSFAGPDVILLSRQLRITGSGGALATAPLVQSKSYFEIKIQQGGSWSVGLATRQADLTKKLGGCDKESWCLCSDNATRHNDETFRPVVVTTQEPISNGNSNVKDSAAAAGLIGIEDVPEDNLLGDALNVSSNCEGNLIAQPLHNFPDEGDIVGVAFDHIELNFYFNGKNLEVPFRNVKGAVYPVIFVGNGAIVDIILDNFHYGAPPGFEKIMLEQSLL; this is translated from the exons atgttttgttgtttgcgCACATGTTTCAACGAAAATATGCGGAAAACCGCTTCCTCAGCAGCGAGTAGAATGCGTGAGCCAGACATATTTCTCGATTCTTCGTTTGCGG GGCCTGATGTTATACTACTATCAAGACAGCTGCGAATTACTGGCTCTGGCGGCGCATTGGCCACTGCACCACTTGTACAATCCAAAtcatatttcgaaattaaaatacaacaagGTGGCAGTTGGTCGGTCGGTTTGGCAACACGTCAAGCAGATTTGACGAAAAAGTTAGGTGGCTGTGACAAGGAATCGTGGTGTCTTTGCTCCGATAACGCAACACGCCACAATGATGAAACTTTCCGTCCAGTAGTCGTGACAACACAAGAACCAATTAGCAATGGCAATAGTAATGTTAAGGACTCTGCAGCGGCGGCTGGTCTCATTGGCATTGAAGATGTACCTGAAGATAATTTGCTTGGCGATGCTCTGAATGTTAGTAGTAACTGTGAGGGTAATCTTATCGCACAACCGCTACACAATTTTCCCGATGAAGGTGATATTGTGGGTGTAGCATTCGATCATATAgaattaaatttctattttaatgGTAAAAATTTGGAAGTGCCATTTCGTAACGTAAAGGGCGCCGTGTACCCAGTTATATTCG tgGGCAATGGTGCCATTGTAGACATTATTTTGGACAACTTTCATTATGGTGCGCCGCCaggtttcgaaaaaattatgctTGAACAATCTCTGCTCTAA